In the genome of bacterium, the window AAGGGTGGCGCGACATCGAGAAGCTCGTCCGAGCTCTCACCGTGTCCGAAACCAGCGAAGAGGCGACTGCAAAGCGCGTCGCCTAGGATTCAAACCGGAGCCGCCGCTCAGAGAAGATCAACAGCGGACGGGACATCCCCGGACCATCGCCGGCTGCGCATCACTGTCTCTTACATCGCAAAAGGGTTGGCTCTCAGCGAACGCCACGTTCAACGGCTCTTGAGGAACCTGCAGGAAGAGGGCTATGTGCGGGTGCAGGTGATGTTCAGCGAGATGACGGAGATGGCTCTCGGCCTAGTGGTTACGCTTCAAGACGCGCTGTTTCCCGAGCACCGCGCGAAGCAATGGCCTGCGAGGGCAGAAAAACCAGGGCCGACATTTTGGTCAGACAATAAGGGGAAGAATCTTCTTCTTATAGACAGACGGCTCTGGGCGATCAAATGCATGGCGGGAGTCAAAAGGGCATGGCTGAATGCGACGACTTGGAGGGGTGAGCTCAGGTCTCGTCGCGTTGAGCTCGCGATTCAGCATGCGGGAGGGGGCTGATCTGGGGCCCGCCTTCCCCGACACATTCTCCGGGCGGGAATATCTTCGGGGAGTCGTAGCTTCCGCAGGACCTGCTTCAGCAACGGGGGATTCTAGATGCAATTAGCGAGCAGCATCGACGCCAAGCGTAGACGTTGAGGTGCTGGTCCCGTTGGTCCACGGGCCCGTTTGCTCGGCTGACTGTCGGCCGGTGGGCCGACGCGGCTGTGCGCGTCTTGGGTGCTGTGCGTTCTTGCGGGCCGTTCGAATCGCGAGTGGCAGGCTGCGGTTAGCCAAGCTGCGTGGTTCAGTCTGCTCATGAGCGAATGAGCCCATGCGCTGAGTCTCTTCTCGGCACGGGCGCAGATCTGCGAGGCGGCGAACTAACACAATGGCGCGTTGGCACGTTGACGTTCGCGCTTGACCTGTCGATCGTTTCATGAAACGATATTTGTTAGGGGAGAATGAGAGGATGAAACCAGTTCCAGTAGCATCAGTACGACGCGGCAGCGTCATCAGCATTGGCATGCAGAAGGGAGGCGTTGGCAAGACGACGAACGCTCTTCACATCGCTGCGGCGATGGCGGAGCGCGGTAGGCGCGTTCTTCTCTGGGATGTCGATGAGAACTACGGCGCGACCAAGATCCTGGGCGTGGCGGGCTCGGGGTTCTGGTCCACGATGGATGTCGTGTCAGGCGAGTGTTCAGTCGCGGATGCAATCATCGAGGCAGACACAGAAGGCGCTGAGGCCAGTGGGGGCGGCGGGCTTCCACCAAAGCTGGACTTCATCCCATCTTCCCGGGCGCTTCAGGGTCTCGAGCGAGCACTCCTTGCTACAGAGCGGTTGGGCAGTGAGTGTCTGAAGCCTCACGTCGAAGAGCTAAGGGGGATGGGGTGCTACGACTACATTTTCGTGGACACGGGCCCACACGCTTCGGCCACGACCCGAAGCGCCTATCTCGTCTCGGACTACTTCATCCTGTCCGTCACGCCTGACAAGCAGGCGATCGCCTCCCTCCCGGATGCCCTGAGGGACGTGACGAACGCCCGGCGGGCGGATCGTAACCCTGAGCTTCATCTCTTGGGCCTCGTGCTCTCGTGTATGGACCGGCGGACGACGCTGGCCAAAGAGTACGCGCGAGCGCTCGATGAGGGCTTCGTTGACCGTGAGGGCAGGTCGGTCAAGTTCCGGACGACGATCAGCAGCGCCGCTGCGGTCAACCGGGCCTACAGCCAGAACACGCTACTGCTCAAGTCGGAGCCGGCTCACCGCGTGAGCGAACAGTATCGAGAGTTGGCGGACGAGGTAGAAGCCCGAATTTCTGCGCACCGCGAAACACGCGTCGCTGGCTCGGAGCAGCCATTGACCCGTGGCGAGGCCGCCTATGCGTCAACGAGACGAGAGGGGAACGCAGGTCATGCGTAAGTCGCCACCACCACGAGACGCCTCGATTGATGTCTTCGATGAGGACTTGAAGCTGGCCCAGGAAGCTCTCGCTGTCGCGATGGGTTCGGAGAATCGGGGTGGCGAGGGGCAAGGAAGAGTGGCTGCTTCTTCCTCTGGGCCAAGTTCGATCCGGGCGTTGCCTGCCGAACATCCCGCCAGAGCTAGGCGCGCTGAGGCTGCTGAGGGGCAGACAAACCCAGCAACCTCGGATGGGTCCGAGGCGGAAGCAACGGACGCCCATCTCAAGTTCCGCGTCCGTCAGACGACGCGGACGCGTTTCGACTCCCTTAAGGCTGAGCTGAGTTGCGCTCTCGGAGGGGTCCGGTTGACGGATTCGAATCTGGGTCGCGCGCTGATCGATTGGTTCTTGGTCGAGGCTGGGGACCGATTGGTCGAGGCAGCGAAGG includes:
- a CDS encoding ParA family protein gives rise to the protein MQKGGVGKTTNALHIAAAMAERGRRVLLWDVDENYGATKILGVAGSGFWSTMDVVSGECSVADAIIEADTEGAEASGGGGLPPKLDFIPSSRALQGLERALLATERLGSECLKPHVEELRGMGCYDYIFVDTGPHASATTRSAYLVSDYFILSVTPDKQAIASLPDALRDVTNARRADRNPELHLLGLVLSCMDRRTTLAKEYARALDEGFVDREGRSVKFRTTISSAAAVNRAYSQNTLLLKSEPAHRVSEQYRELADEVEARISAHRETRVAGSEQPLTRGEAAYASTRREGNAGHA